One genomic segment of Planctomycetota bacterium includes these proteins:
- a CDS encoding BatA domain-containing protein, giving the protein MVGALALVALPVLIHLINMLRQRRVPWAAMEFLLQSQKKYSRWVRIKELLLLLARMSIVALAVLVIAQPLWSGAWNWRLTDRPLDHVILLDDSFSMTDRGADRDAFDVARQTVERLVRQWAARGGSQKVSLLRYSRAGDERSSPQFDLLELTIDNQLADQLHGRMQAWRPTDMALQPGPVVGALGRALPVEPGTQRVVYIVSDFRATPWGEPGELATQLAKMSADGTRFQLVQCVDQQRENLAVVALEPAIGTRAAGVSLNVNVTVQNFGRQLQREVALEVEQDGVASNVVRFDALRPGEQKTAQFQIVLSDPGSRTVQVSLPSDAVAVDNHRACVIETAASVPVLIVPGESQSLDARFLATLFHPGGTARTGLDVTIETPNFLGRQALDKFSTIYLLDVPRLDEGAVRALEEFVRGGGGVTFFLGPHTLIDFYNRALYRDGNGLFPLPLAAEMPLLADRLEHAPDIDPTDHPIFREQLRRRNNDLATVLVERFIMAPTGWQPATNASVIAKLRNGSPLVVERSFGRGRVVAFTSTAAPLWNSWARNLSFVVTMLELQSYLSASSQAPTSQLVGAPITLRVDAGKYQAQGRWVRPGDGPASAVDLKPEGNDLVASLTDANDVGIYQLHLATQTGQPVVRRFALNADPRESDLRLVEPAQIAEQFPDVRLEFRRAVDIGETGTESRGTNFSDLCLYLLIVLLVGEQGLARAASYHLGQPATGGRV; this is encoded by the coding sequence ATGGTTGGAGCGTTGGCGCTGGTGGCGCTGCCGGTCCTGATCCATCTGATCAACATGCTCCGGCAGCGCCGCGTGCCGTGGGCCGCCATGGAATTCCTGCTGCAAAGCCAGAAGAAGTACAGCCGCTGGGTGCGGATCAAGGAACTGCTGCTGTTGCTCGCTCGCATGAGCATCGTGGCCTTGGCGGTGTTGGTTATCGCCCAGCCGTTGTGGAGCGGGGCCTGGAACTGGCGGCTCACCGATCGACCGCTCGATCATGTGATCCTGCTCGACGACAGTTTCTCGATGACCGACCGTGGCGCCGATCGCGACGCGTTTGACGTGGCCCGCCAGACGGTCGAACGCCTGGTCCGCCAATGGGCCGCGCGCGGCGGCTCGCAAAAGGTCAGCTTGCTGCGCTATTCGCGCGCCGGCGACGAGCGGTCGAGCCCGCAGTTCGATCTGTTGGAACTGACGATCGACAATCAACTGGCCGACCAGTTGCACGGCCGCATGCAAGCCTGGCGGCCGACCGATATGGCGTTGCAGCCGGGCCCGGTCGTGGGGGCGCTCGGGCGCGCCTTGCCGGTCGAGCCTGGCACGCAGCGCGTCGTGTACATCGTTTCCGATTTCCGCGCCACTCCGTGGGGCGAGCCAGGCGAGTTGGCGACCCAGTTGGCCAAGATGTCGGCGGACGGCACGCGGTTCCAGCTGGTGCAATGTGTCGATCAGCAGCGCGAGAACTTGGCTGTCGTGGCGCTCGAGCCGGCCATCGGCACGCGCGCGGCGGGTGTTTCGCTGAATGTCAACGTCACGGTCCAGAACTTTGGCCGGCAGTTACAGCGCGAAGTGGCGCTCGAAGTCGAACAAGACGGCGTGGCGTCGAATGTGGTCCGCTTCGACGCGCTCCGCCCCGGCGAGCAGAAGACGGCCCAGTTTCAAATCGTGCTCAGCGATCCCGGCTCGCGCACCGTGCAAGTCAGCCTGCCCAGCGACGCCGTCGCGGTCGACAACCACCGGGCCTGCGTGATTGAAACCGCCGCCAGTGTGCCGGTGCTGATCGTCCCGGGCGAGTCGCAATCGCTCGACGCGCGCTTTCTGGCCACGCTGTTCCACCCCGGCGGCACGGCACGAACCGGGCTCGATGTGACGATCGAAACGCCCAACTTCCTCGGCCGTCAGGCGCTCGACAAATTCTCAACCATTTACCTGTTGGATGTGCCGCGACTCGACGAGGGGGCCGTCCGCGCTCTCGAGGAGTTCGTCCGCGGCGGCGGCGGTGTGACGTTCTTCCTCGGGCCGCACACGCTGATCGATTTCTACAATCGCGCGTTGTACCGTGACGGCAACGGCTTGTTCCCGCTGCCGTTGGCGGCCGAGATGCCGCTGCTGGCCGATCGATTGGAACACGCTCCCGATATCGACCCGACGGACCATCCGATCTTTCGCGAGCAGTTGCGCCGCCGGAACAATGACCTGGCCACGGTCTTGGTCGAGCGGTTCATCATGGCCCCGACGGGCTGGCAACCGGCGACGAATGCCAGCGTGATTGCCAAGCTGCGCAACGGCTCGCCGCTGGTCGTCGAGCGGTCGTTCGGCCGCGGCCGCGTGGTAGCGTTCACCTCGACGGCGGCTCCGTTGTGGAACAGTTGGGCGCGGAACCTGAGCTTCGTGGTCACGATGCTCGAACTGCAATCGTACCTGAGCGCTTCGTCGCAGGCTCCGACGTCACAACTGGTCGGCGCGCCGATCACGCTGCGCGTCGATGCCGGCAAGTACCAGGCGCAAGGCCGCTGGGTCCGTCCCGGCGATGGTCCCGCGAGCGCCGTCGATTTGAAACCCGAGGGGAATGACCTCGTCGCGAGTCTGACCGACGCCAACGACGTGGGCATTTATCAATTGCACCTGGCCACGCAAACGGGCCAGCCAGTCGTGCGCCGCTTTGCCCTGAACGCCGACCCGCGGGAAAGCGACCTGCGGCTGGTCGAACCGGCGCAGATCGCGGAACAGTTTCCCGATGTCCGCCTGGAGTTCCGTCGCGCCGTCGATATCGGCGAAACCGGGACCGAGTCGCGCGGCACGAACTTCAGCGACCTGTGCTTGTATCTGCTGATCGTGCTGCTGGTGGGCGAGCAAGGGCTGGCCCGCGCGGCAAGTTATCACCTCGGCCAGCCGGCAACGGGAGGGCGCGTATGA
- a CDS encoding DUF1146 domain-containing protein — MTTTEQKPAAASSRHAGLAPELRALLGSVRGHLRRWLWLRGIAVSIVALVGLFWLLVAVDWKFESPRDVRLVLLVTAVAALGYLVSRYLLSRVFAPISDRSLALLIERQYPLDDSLLTAVELARHDWQGVGREMFDATVADAVHRANWVKVDKLFDVRPPRRALVAAMFALLTMLGFSLVAGGTFRLAVARMLTVSNSPWPRATRLVPVGFRDGELVVARGNDLRLVVNADTSKVVPDRVTVRYWAPDGSREQKTMVRVGNAQAGRDPYQEFEFRFQSVLEPLRLEIRGGDARLRDLRIRVVESPSAALVVRCKYPSYFGDQPERVLPASATVPAPLGSELTLLAEANKPLRWAKIVQARAGQPPVTHRVDIKVAGDAARRFELPLGEVDVDQHLQVTLHDTDEVENREPLRLSITAVPDVAPQVQARIVGIGSAITPSARLPMRGKLTDDHGVSSVWANYQIDEGSELRHPLAQFRPPKTEVQLDEGFEVDQLKLKPGQKLIVGLQASDNFRLPASPTPNVGRGDRYLLDVVTPPQLRALLEAREMNLRLRYETILATMIDTRNQLAQMEPAATAKDAPAETPEQRRERRQQIVSRARQNSEKSAQEILGVATSFDDIGAELVNNRVDTSELLQRLRDYIAEPLRRLVGQGFPRFNQQLTALDASADTPEAQAAARQAALAAVDAILVEMQKIRDKMLELEDFNQALEMLRTIIATQQEIDQDTKKRRSEKIRQLIED; from the coding sequence ATGACCACCACCGAGCAAAAACCTGCTGCAGCTTCCAGCCGCCACGCCGGCCTGGCGCCGGAGCTGCGCGCACTGCTCGGCTCGGTGCGCGGCCACCTGCGGCGTTGGCTCTGGCTGCGCGGTATTGCCGTGTCGATCGTGGCGCTGGTCGGATTGTTCTGGCTGCTGGTGGCTGTTGATTGGAAGTTTGAAAGCCCGCGCGATGTGCGGCTCGTCTTGCTGGTCACGGCGGTGGCGGCTTTGGGCTACCTGGTCAGTCGATACCTGCTGTCGCGGGTGTTTGCGCCCATTTCCGACCGCAGCCTGGCGCTGTTGATCGAGCGGCAATATCCGCTGGACGACAGCCTGCTGACGGCGGTCGAGTTGGCGCGGCACGATTGGCAAGGGGTCGGGCGCGAGATGTTCGACGCCACCGTGGCCGATGCCGTCCACCGGGCCAACTGGGTCAAGGTCGACAAGCTGTTCGATGTGCGACCGCCGCGGCGGGCGCTGGTGGCGGCGATGTTCGCGCTGCTGACGATGCTGGGCTTTTCGCTGGTCGCCGGTGGCACGTTCCGCTTGGCGGTGGCGAGGATGTTGACCGTGAGCAACTCGCCTTGGCCACGGGCCACGCGACTGGTGCCGGTTGGCTTCCGCGATGGCGAGCTGGTGGTCGCGCGGGGCAACGACTTGCGGCTGGTCGTGAACGCCGACACCAGCAAAGTTGTTCCCGACCGCGTCACCGTCCGCTATTGGGCCCCCGACGGCAGCCGCGAGCAAAAGACGATGGTCCGTGTCGGCAACGCGCAAGCCGGCCGCGACCCTTACCAGGAATTCGAGTTCCGCTTTCAGAGCGTGCTCGAACCGCTGCGGTTGGAAATCCGCGGCGGCGACGCACGCCTGCGCGACCTGCGCATCCGCGTGGTCGAAAGCCCCAGTGCCGCGCTCGTCGTGCGCTGCAAGTATCCCAGCTACTTCGGCGACCAGCCCGAGCGCGTGCTGCCGGCCTCGGCCACGGTCCCCGCGCCGCTGGGGAGCGAGTTGACCTTGCTGGCCGAGGCGAACAAGCCGCTGCGCTGGGCGAAGATCGTCCAGGCCCGCGCCGGCCAGCCGCCGGTGACGCACCGCGTCGACATCAAAGTCGCGGGAGACGCCGCGCGACGGTTCGAGTTGCCGCTGGGCGAGGTCGACGTTGACCAGCATCTGCAAGTGACGCTGCACGATACCGACGAGGTCGAGAATCGCGAGCCGCTGCGGTTGTCGATCACGGCGGTCCCCGATGTCGCGCCCCAGGTTCAGGCCCGCATCGTTGGCATCGGCTCGGCGATTACGCCCTCGGCTCGGCTGCCCATGCGGGGCAAGTTGACCGACGATCACGGCGTGTCGAGCGTCTGGGCCAATTACCAGATCGACGAAGGGAGCGAGCTGCGGCATCCGCTGGCTCAGTTCCGGCCACCCAAGACCGAGGTGCAACTCGACGAAGGCTTCGAGGTCGACCAGTTGAAGCTCAAGCCGGGTCAGAAGCTGATCGTTGGCCTGCAGGCGTCGGACAACTTCCGCCTGCCGGCCAGTCCCACGCCGAACGTGGGGCGTGGCGATCGATACCTGCTCGACGTGGTCACGCCGCCGCAGTTGCGAGCGTTGCTCGAAGCGCGCGAGATGAATCTGCGCTTGCGCTACGAGACGATCCTGGCCACGATGATCGACACGCGCAATCAGTTGGCGCAAATGGAACCCGCCGCCACGGCCAAGGACGCGCCGGCCGAAACGCCCGAGCAGCGTCGCGAACGACGGCAACAGATCGTCTCGCGCGCTCGCCAGAACAGCGAGAAGAGCGCCCAGGAAATCCTGGGCGTGGCGACGTCGTTCGACGACATCGGCGCCGAGTTGGTCAACAATCGCGTCGACACGTCCGAGTTGTTGCAGCGGCTCAGGGACTATATCGCCGAGCCGCTCCGCCGGCTGGTGGGGCAGGGTTTCCCGCGGTTCAACCAGCAGTTGACGGCGCTTGACGCGTCGGCCGACACGCCCGAGGCGCAAGCAGCGGCTCGGCAGGCGGCCCTGGCGGCGGTGGACGCGATTCTGGTCGAAATGCAGAAAATCCGGGACAAAATGCTGGAATTAGAGGACTTCAACCAGGCCTTGGAGATGCTGCGGACCATCATCGCCACGCAGCAGGAAATCGACCAAGACACGAAAAAACGCCGTTCTGAGAAGATTCGACAGCTAATCGAAGATTAG
- the deoC gene encoding deoxyribose-phosphate aldolase translates to MTFTYADVSKMIDHSLLNPTLTSEQLDAGCRLAVAYDVASVCILPFALRRCAELLRGSTVKPSTTIGFPHGGHTTAVKVAEARQALADGGLELDMVVNISQVLSGNWDVVRRDLAEVIRATHDGGAKVKVIFENCYLQDAHKIKLCELCGELGADWVKTSTGYGTGGATMDDLRLMRRHSPAAVQVKAAGGVRDLDTLLEVRALGVSRCGASRTKEMMDEARVRLNLPAITIETSAPAAVGY, encoded by the coding sequence ATGACATTTACCTATGCCGACGTCTCGAAGATGATCGATCACTCGCTGCTCAACCCCACGCTGACCAGCGAGCAGCTCGACGCCGGCTGCCGCCTGGCCGTGGCCTATGACGTGGCCAGCGTCTGCATTCTGCCGTTCGCCTTGCGACGCTGCGCCGAACTGCTGCGCGGCTCGACGGTCAAGCCCAGCACGACGATCGGCTTTCCCCACGGCGGCCACACCACGGCCGTCAAGGTGGCCGAGGCGCGACAAGCCCTGGCCGACGGCGGCCTGGAACTGGACATGGTGGTCAACATCAGCCAGGTTCTCAGCGGCAATTGGGATGTCGTGCGTCGCGACCTGGCCGAGGTGATTCGCGCCACGCACGACGGCGGGGCCAAGGTCAAAGTCATCTTCGAGAATTGCTACCTGCAAGACGCACACAAGATCAAGCTCTGCGAGCTGTGCGGCGAGCTAGGAGCCGACTGGGTCAAGACCAGCACCGGCTACGGCACCGGCGGCGCGACGATGGACGATCTGCGACTGATGCGGCGGCACTCGCCCGCCGCGGTTCAGGTGAAAGCGGCCGGCGGCGTCCGCGACCTGGACACGCTGCTCGAAGTCCGGGCGCTCGGCGTCAGCCGCTGCGGCGCGAGCCGGACGAAGGAGATGATGGACGAAGCCCGCGTGCGCCTGAACCTTCCGGCGATCACGATCGAAACGTCCGCGCCGGCAGCGGTGGGATACTGA
- a CDS encoding trypsin-like peptidase domain-containing protein, producing the protein MSANAALAADKPAALALPEVIAQVQPKIVKIYGAGGYRGLESYQSGMLISATGHVLTVWSYVLDTEFITVVLNDGRRFDAKLLAADPRLEAAVLKFDAQDLPHFDLTKAPQADAGARVLAFSNLFGIAVGNEPASVQHGVISARSRLDARRGGFKTPYRGPIYVTDTITNNPGAAGGALTNGRGELLGMLGKELRSAQTGAWLNYSIPAAEMAKTVDEIRAGRFVQRPADDQAAKPKQALSAELLGLVLVPDVLQRTPPYLDAVRANSPAARAGLRADDLVVFVNGRLVPSCKSLHNELEFVDRIDKVQITVMRGEDLIDVTLGADEAQP; encoded by the coding sequence ATGAGCGCGAACGCTGCGCTGGCTGCCGACAAGCCGGCGGCGCTGGCCTTGCCCGAGGTGATTGCCCAGGTCCAGCCCAAGATCGTCAAGATTTACGGCGCGGGGGGCTATCGGGGTCTGGAATCGTATCAGAGCGGCATGCTGATCTCGGCCACGGGGCATGTGCTGACGGTCTGGAGCTACGTGCTCGACACCGAGTTCATCACGGTGGTGCTGAACGATGGCCGGCGGTTCGACGCCAAGTTGCTGGCGGCCGATCCCCGCCTGGAAGCGGCGGTGCTGAAGTTTGACGCTCAGGATTTGCCCCATTTCGATCTGACCAAAGCGCCGCAAGCCGACGCCGGCGCGCGAGTGCTGGCGTTCAGCAATCTGTTCGGCATCGCCGTCGGCAACGAGCCGGCCAGCGTGCAACACGGCGTGATCTCGGCGCGATCGCGGCTCGACGCGCGGCGCGGCGGGTTCAAGACGCCGTACCGTGGACCGATCTACGTGACCGACACGATCACCAACAATCCTGGGGCGGCCGGCGGCGCGCTGACCAACGGCCGTGGCGAGTTGCTGGGCATGCTCGGCAAGGAACTGCGCAGCGCCCAGACCGGCGCGTGGCTCAACTACAGCATTCCGGCGGCCGAAATGGCCAAGACGGTCGACGAGATTCGCGCCGGGCGGTTTGTCCAACGCCCGGCCGATGACCAGGCGGCCAAGCCCAAGCAGGCCCTTTCGGCCGAACTACTGGGGTTGGTGTTGGTGCCCGACGTGTTGCAGCGGACGCCGCCGTATCTGGACGCGGTGCGCGCCAACTCGCCGGCGGCGCGGGCGGGACTGCGGGCGGACGATCTGGTGGTGTTCGTCAACGGCCGGCTGGTCCCGTCGTGCAAGTCGCTGCACAACGAGCTGGAATTCGTTGACCGGATCGACAAGGTGCAGATCACCGTCATGCGCGGCGAGGACTTGATCGACGTGACCCTGGGAGCCGACGAGGCGCAACCATGA
- a CDS encoding lysophospholipid acyltransferase family protein yields MFRTLFDLLSYAAVRVFICTVQALPLATCVTIVRAIARVLTSVIPLRRKVADENLRLAYPEMSEADRRKLIRRMWEHLLLLVVETSHCQRKLHETNWRQFITMRGARQLCRILLGDQATLLISAHFGNFEVGGAMMGILGFETYSVARTLDNPYLAEFVNQARSEGRQHVIPKKGGYEQILAVLSRGGTMGFLADQYAGTKGCWVNFFGRPASAHKAIALFALDNQATMVCCYCRRMERPMLFEMGVAGVYDPRSAVDESTTPKQLTQWFTNELEAMVRMNPEQYWWVHRRWRDNRPAHRRKAV; encoded by the coding sequence ATGTTCCGGACGTTGTTCGATCTGCTGAGCTATGCCGCGGTTCGCGTGTTTATCTGCACGGTCCAGGCGCTGCCGCTGGCCACCTGCGTGACGATTGTCCGCGCAATCGCCAGGGTGTTGACCAGCGTCATTCCCTTGCGCCGCAAGGTGGCCGACGAGAACCTGCGGCTCGCCTATCCGGAAATGAGCGAAGCGGACAGACGCAAACTGATCCGCCGGATGTGGGAGCATTTGCTGCTATTGGTGGTCGAGACTTCGCACTGCCAGCGCAAGCTGCACGAGACGAACTGGCGGCAGTTCATCACCATGCGCGGCGCGCGGCAGTTGTGCCGGATTCTGCTCGGTGATCAGGCCACGCTGCTGATCTCGGCCCACTTCGGCAACTTCGAAGTCGGCGGCGCCATGATGGGCATCCTGGGCTTCGAGACCTACTCGGTGGCCCGCACGCTCGACAACCCTTACCTGGCCGAGTTCGTCAACCAGGCGCGGAGCGAGGGCCGGCAGCACGTAATTCCCAAGAAGGGTGGCTACGAGCAGATTCTGGCCGTCTTGTCGCGGGGCGGCACGATGGGCTTTCTGGCCGATCAGTACGCCGGCACCAAAGGCTGTTGGGTCAATTTCTTTGGCCGGCCGGCGTCGGCCCACAAGGCGATCGCGCTGTTCGCCCTGGACAACCAGGCGACGATGGTTTGCTGTTACTGCCGGCGGATGGAACGGCCCATGCTTTTTGAAATGGGCGTGGCAGGCGTGTACGATCCTCGCTCGGCCGTCGATGAATCGACGACCCCCAAGCAACTGACCCAATGGTTCACCAACGAGCTGGAAGCGATGGTCCGGATGAACCCCGAACAATACTGGTGGGTCCACCGCCGCTGGCGCGACAACCGCCCGGCGCACCGGCGGAAAGCCGTATAA
- a CDS encoding trypsin-like peptidase domain-containing protein — MSRPGAIVLLLFCSCMTRAAEVDPGVLRAEADRVAVIERASRATITVLAQGGRDGGSGVIISADGYALTNFHVTEAAGVSMKCGLNDGKLYDTVLVGLDPVGDVALIKLFGRDDFPIAPLADSDQVRVGDEVFTAGNPFMLANDFGPSIAWGIISGIHRYQHPAGTLLEYADCLQTDAAINPGNSGGPLFSARGEVVGINGRGSFEKRGRVNVGVGYAISINQIKNFLGVLRSGRIVDHATLGARVGGDEQGRVIVSDILEDSDVYRRGLRYGDEIVRFGGREINSVNALKNVLGIYPNGWSVPMTYRRKGQLHDIVVRLASVHHPEELVQLLEGAGNEKKTEPKPDGPQPAPKDAQPKQDEPERKPKRPSRAARREASKSMPPVVREHYQAKRGYANYFYNLDNRSRVWQSFVARGNFIAATGAWTLTGRWVAKDDTTIRLEATGAQATLPGGQVRLADAGNLTAAEEPAGSGGMLAALYVWRQLLVTGPEKLGDTIYVGQEPVGGREPLADVLLVRYGGAETRALFDPSDGRLVRLEFFANPDADPCELTFGDYELQNGRYMPRRIEVRHADRVFAEFTVTRYELTPGGGK, encoded by the coding sequence ATGAGCCGTCCCGGGGCGATCGTTCTGTTGCTGTTTTGCTCCTGTATGACCCGCGCCGCCGAGGTCGACCCGGGCGTGTTGCGCGCCGAAGCGGATCGCGTGGCCGTCATCGAACGGGCCAGCCGGGCCACGATCACCGTGCTGGCCCAGGGAGGTCGCGACGGGGGGAGCGGCGTGATCATTTCGGCCGACGGCTACGCGCTGACCAATTTTCACGTTACCGAGGCGGCCGGCGTGTCGATGAAGTGCGGGCTGAACGACGGAAAGCTCTATGACACGGTGCTGGTCGGCTTGGACCCGGTCGGCGATGTGGCGCTGATCAAGTTGTTCGGCCGCGACGACTTTCCGATTGCTCCGCTGGCCGACAGTGATCAGGTTCGCGTTGGCGATGAAGTGTTCACCGCCGGCAACCCCTTCATGTTGGCCAACGATTTCGGCCCGAGCATCGCCTGGGGCATCATCTCGGGCATTCATCGTTACCAGCATCCGGCCGGCACGCTGTTGGAATACGCCGACTGCTTGCAGACCGACGCCGCCATCAACCCGGGCAACTCGGGTGGCCCGCTGTTCAGCGCTCGCGGCGAGGTCGTGGGCATCAACGGGCGCGGCTCGTTCGAGAAGCGCGGCCGCGTGAACGTCGGCGTGGGTTACGCCATTTCGATCAACCAGATCAAGAACTTTCTCGGCGTGTTGCGCAGCGGGCGGATCGTCGACCATGCCACGCTGGGCGCTCGGGTCGGCGGCGACGAGCAGGGACGCGTGATCGTTTCGGACATTCTGGAAGACTCCGACGTCTATCGTCGCGGGCTGCGTTACGGCGACGAGATCGTCCGTTTCGGCGGCCGCGAGATCAACAGCGTCAACGCGCTGAAGAACGTGCTGGGGATTTATCCGAACGGCTGGTCGGTGCCGATGACCTATCGCCGCAAGGGACAGTTGCACGACATCGTGGTCCGGCTGGCTAGCGTGCATCATCCCGAGGAGCTGGTGCAACTGTTGGAAGGGGCCGGCAACGAAAAGAAGACCGAGCCGAAACCCGACGGGCCGCAGCCCGCTCCGAAAGATGCTCAGCCCAAGCAGGACGAACCCGAGCGCAAGCCCAAGCGCCCGTCGCGTGCCGCGCGGCGCGAGGCGAGCAAGTCGATGCCGCCGGTGGTCCGCGAACATTATCAGGCTAAGCGAGGCTACGCGAACTACTTCTACAACTTGGACAATCGCTCGCGCGTCTGGCAAAGCTTTGTGGCCCGCGGCAACTTCATCGCGGCGACGGGAGCGTGGACGCTGACCGGGCGCTGGGTGGCCAAAGATGACACGACGATTCGCTTGGAAGCGACCGGCGCGCAGGCGACCCTGCCGGGCGGGCAAGTCCGGTTGGCCGACGCCGGCAACTTGACCGCGGCCGAAGAACCGGCCGGCAGCGGCGGCATGTTGGCGGCGCTGTACGTCTGGCGACAACTGCTGGTCACCGGGCCAGAGAAACTCGGCGATACGATCTACGTGGGCCAGGAACCGGTTGGTGGCCGCGAGCCGTTGGCCGATGTGCTGCTGGTTCGTTACGGCGGCGCCGAGACGCGAGCCCTGTTCGATCCGAGCGATGGGCGGCTGGTGCGGCTGGAATTCTTTGCCAACCCCGACGCCGACCCGTGCGAGCTGACGTTCGGCGATTACGAACTGCAAAACGGCCGGTACATGCCGCGCCGCATCGAGGTTCGCCACGCCGATCGGGTGTTCGCCGAATTCACCGTCACGCGCTACGAACTCACCCCAGGCGGAGGGAAGTGA
- a CDS encoding PDZ domain-containing protein, with product MIASWFTTIVCATALAAAAADEATPLAQREEAALAAAARGVAPSVVGVETLGGLERGEGELTSAGRATGLILTPDGYIVTSLFQFTGETSGVLVSLPDGTRVPAKLVARDFRCRLALLKVHVDERLPTPVLAPMAQVRVGQWAVAVGRALEAQEANLSVGIVSGLNRIWGTAIQTDAKISPHNYGGPLVDVRGRVIGVLAPLSQDKQNAETDTQWYDAGIGFAVPIDQVMALLPRWQQGTDLKMGLVGVAQKQGDLFADPPVLASVRPNSPAAKAGLKANDRIVGVDKLPIDRQIDFTRELNRRYAGDTVHVTIRRGSETLERDMTLVDHLLPYARPFVGVLLARGEESEPGVTVRYVYEESPAAKTGIMAGDRLLRFGEQAIEGRAELAAIVAASSAGNKVKIEFTRSGAAQSVELTLAAEPDAVPASLPALPELPAPVAGAQPAVGQLPLRSATVDNEGLLYVPEDFDHRAGYGLLVWLHGDEGFDADSLLARWRELCQQHRFVLLAPMAKSKKRWASEDLDMLKGALDLALADYQLDPLRVAVHGQQSGGAIGSLLTFARREQVRGLAVIQSPIFGQVPDNDPEYRLWFFVASPASTQLDKLIKRVRELKYPLVSRPLEAKAAYLNDAQLGELLRWFDSLDRI from the coding sequence ATGATCGCCAGTTGGTTCACTACGATCGTGTGCGCGACGGCCCTGGCTGCCGCGGCCGCCGACGAGGCGACGCCGCTGGCCCAGCGCGAAGAAGCCGCGCTCGCCGCGGCCGCGCGTGGCGTCGCCCCCTCGGTCGTGGGCGTGGAAACATTGGGTGGTCTCGAGCGTGGCGAGGGGGAACTGACCAGCGCCGGGCGCGCGACGGGACTGATCCTGACGCCCGACGGTTACATCGTCACGAGCCTGTTTCAGTTCACGGGCGAAACCAGCGGTGTGCTGGTCTCGCTGCCCGACGGAACGCGGGTGCCCGCCAAGCTGGTGGCCCGCGACTTTCGTTGCCGGCTGGCGCTGCTGAAGGTACACGTCGACGAACGATTGCCGACACCGGTCTTGGCGCCAATGGCCCAGGTGCGCGTCGGCCAGTGGGCCGTGGCTGTCGGCCGCGCGCTCGAAGCCCAGGAGGCCAACCTGTCAGTCGGCATCGTCAGCGGGCTGAATCGCATTTGGGGGACGGCCATCCAGACCGACGCCAAGATTTCGCCGCACAATTACGGCGGGCCGCTGGTTGACGTGCGGGGGCGCGTGATCGGCGTCCTCGCGCCGCTGTCGCAGGACAAGCAGAACGCCGAAACCGACACCCAGTGGTACGACGCCGGCATCGGCTTTGCCGTGCCGATCGATCAGGTGATGGCGCTGTTGCCGCGCTGGCAGCAAGGGACCGATTTGAAGATGGGGCTGGTCGGCGTGGCCCAAAAGCAGGGCGATCTGTTCGCCGATCCACCGGTGCTGGCCTCGGTGCGCCCCAATTCGCCGGCGGCCAAGGCCGGCTTAAAAGCCAACGATCGCATCGTGGGAGTCGACAAGTTGCCGATCGACCGGCAGATCGACTTCACGCGCGAGCTGAACCGGCGCTATGCCGGCGACACGGTCCATGTGACGATCCGCCGCGGCAGCGAGACGCTGGAACGGGACATGACGCTGGTCGATCACTTGCTGCCGTACGCGCGGCCGTTTGTCGGCGTGCTGTTGGCGCGCGGCGAAGAGAGCGAGCCGGGCGTCACGGTTCGGTACGTGTACGAGGAAAGCCCAGCCGCCAAGACGGGCATCATGGCCGGCGATCGGTTGTTACGCTTTGGCGAGCAGGCGATCGAGGGGCGTGCCGAGCTGGCCGCGATCGTCGCGGCCAGCTCGGCAGGGAACAAGGTCAAGATTGAATTCACCCGCAGCGGCGCGGCACAGTCGGTCGAGCTGACCCTGGCGGCCGAGCCCGACGCGGTGCCGGCATCACTCCCCGCGCTTCCCGAGTTGCCCGCTCCGGTCGCAGGCGCGCAGCCCGCCGTGGGGCAGTTGCCGTTGCGCTCGGCCACGGTCGACAACGAAGGGTTGCTATACGTGCCCGAGGACTTCGATCATCGCGCCGGGTACGGGCTGCTCGTCTGGCTGCACGGGGACGAAGGGTTCGACGCCGACAGCTTGCTGGCCCGCTGGCGTGAACTCTGTCAGCAACATCGCTTCGTGCTGCTCGCGCCTATGGCCAAAAGCAAGAAGCGTTGGGCCAGCGAAGACCTGGACATGTTGAAAGGGGCGCTCGATCTGGCACTGGCCGATTACCAGCTTGATCCTTTGCGCGTGGCGGTTCACGGGCAGCAAAGCGGCGGGGCGATCGGTTCGCTGCTGACCTTCGCGCGGCGCGAGCAGGTGCGCGGCCTGGCGGTGATTCAATCGCCGATCTTCGGCCAAGTGCCCGACAACGATCCGGAGTATCGATTGTGGTTCTTCGTGGCCTCGCCCGCTTCGACTCAGCTCGACAAGCTGATCAAGCGGGTGCGCGAGCTGAAGTACCCGCTGGTCTCGCGGCCGCTCGAAGCCAAGGCGGCGTACTTGAACGACGCGCAACTGGGCGAGTTGTTGCGCTGGTTCGATTCGCTTGATCGGATTTAG